In Babylonia areolata isolate BAREFJ2019XMU chromosome 19, ASM4173473v1, whole genome shotgun sequence, a single window of DNA contains:
- the LOC143293549 gene encoding transmembrane protein 19-like isoform X1: MLALALLVLIPVTSLFWLSSWLFESGRGFYFPEPWRCLMAVFAPFYMAVYGLRKKSLCLSGALAGLLVGFLLTLSSLCFFSALLAFFISGSKATKFRSHLKRKLEDNYKEGGQRDWKQVMCNGGVAAWLAVLYLMEVGCVELHIDFSRHYEPSWFAMAILASLACCCGDTFASEFGSVLGAGSPRLITSLRAVPRGTNGGVSVMGTIASAVGGLVVGLGYYVTLRLVADVPLHRTPPQWPLILTGALAGLMGSVIDSLIGATCQYSGYSHTEDKIVEVPGSDVKHISGVALLDNHSVNLLSSLLTAILIPPIASSVLWPLFA, encoded by the exons ATGCTGGCACTGGCATTGTTGGTTCTGATTCCTGTGACTTCGCTGTTCTGGCTCAGCAGCTGGCTCTTCGAGTCAGGTCGTG GCTTTTATTTTCCGGAACCATGGCGATGTCTGATGGCAGTCTTTGCTCCATTCTATATGGCTGTGTATGGCTTACGCAAGAAAAGCCTTTGTCTGTCAGGTGCTCTTGCAG GTTTGCTGGTTGGATTTCTGCTGACGCTGAGCAGCCTGTGCTTTTTTAGTGCCTTGTTGGCGTTTTTCATCAGCGGCTCCAAAGCGACCAAATTCAGGTCTCATCTGAAGCGAAAACTTGAAGACAACTATAAGGAAG GTGGACAGAGGGACTGGAAGCAGGTGATGTGTAACGGGGGTGTGGCAGCGTGGCTGGCAGTGCTGTACCTGATGGAGGTGGGATGCGTGGAGCTGCACATCGACTTCTCCCGGCACTACGAGCCCTCCTGGTTTGCCATGGCCATTCTGGCATCCCTCGCCTGCTGCTGCGGGGACACCTTCGCCTCAGAGTTCGGCAGCGTCTTGGGTGCAGGCAGTCCCCGGCTCATCACATCGCTACGTGCTGTTCCTCGGG GGACAAACGGGGGAGTGTCAGTCATGGGCACCATCGCCAGTGCAGTTGGGGGCCTGGTGGTGGGACTGGGATACTACGTCACCCTGCGGCTTGTGGCCGACGTGCCACTGCACAGAACCCCTCCCCAGTGGCCCCTGATCCTGACTGGGGCTCTGGCCGGTCTGATGGGGTCTGTCATAGACTCCCTGATAGGAGCCACTTGCCAATACTCAG gttacaGCCATACAGAGGATAAGATAGTAGAGGTTCCAGGTTCGGACGTGAAACACATCAGCGGTGTCGCTTTGCTGGACAATCACAGCGTCAACCTGTTGTCTTCGCTGCTCACCGCTATCCTCATTCCTCCCATCGCCTCCTCTGTCTTATGGCCCCTGTTTGCCTAG
- the LOC143293549 gene encoding transmembrane protein 19-like isoform X2 — translation MLALALLVLIPVTSLFWLSSWLFESGFYFPEPWRCLMAVFAPFYMAVYGLRKKSLCLSGALAGLLVGFLLTLSSLCFFSALLAFFISGSKATKFRSHLKRKLEDNYKEGGQRDWKQVMCNGGVAAWLAVLYLMEVGCVELHIDFSRHYEPSWFAMAILASLACCCGDTFASEFGSVLGAGSPRLITSLRAVPRGTNGGVSVMGTIASAVGGLVVGLGYYVTLRLVADVPLHRTPPQWPLILTGALAGLMGSVIDSLIGATCQYSGYSHTEDKIVEVPGSDVKHISGVALLDNHSVNLLSSLLTAILIPPIASSVLWPLFA, via the exons ATGCTGGCACTGGCATTGTTGGTTCTGATTCCTGTGACTTCGCTGTTCTGGCTCAGCAGCTGGCTCTTCGAGTCAG GCTTTTATTTTCCGGAACCATGGCGATGTCTGATGGCAGTCTTTGCTCCATTCTATATGGCTGTGTATGGCTTACGCAAGAAAAGCCTTTGTCTGTCAGGTGCTCTTGCAG GTTTGCTGGTTGGATTTCTGCTGACGCTGAGCAGCCTGTGCTTTTTTAGTGCCTTGTTGGCGTTTTTCATCAGCGGCTCCAAAGCGACCAAATTCAGGTCTCATCTGAAGCGAAAACTTGAAGACAACTATAAGGAAG GTGGACAGAGGGACTGGAAGCAGGTGATGTGTAACGGGGGTGTGGCAGCGTGGCTGGCAGTGCTGTACCTGATGGAGGTGGGATGCGTGGAGCTGCACATCGACTTCTCCCGGCACTACGAGCCCTCCTGGTTTGCCATGGCCATTCTGGCATCCCTCGCCTGCTGCTGCGGGGACACCTTCGCCTCAGAGTTCGGCAGCGTCTTGGGTGCAGGCAGTCCCCGGCTCATCACATCGCTACGTGCTGTTCCTCGGG GGACAAACGGGGGAGTGTCAGTCATGGGCACCATCGCCAGTGCAGTTGGGGGCCTGGTGGTGGGACTGGGATACTACGTCACCCTGCGGCTTGTGGCCGACGTGCCACTGCACAGAACCCCTCCCCAGTGGCCCCTGATCCTGACTGGGGCTCTGGCCGGTCTGATGGGGTCTGTCATAGACTCCCTGATAGGAGCCACTTGCCAATACTCAG gttacaGCCATACAGAGGATAAGATAGTAGAGGTTCCAGGTTCGGACGTGAAACACATCAGCGGTGTCGCTTTGCTGGACAATCACAGCGTCAACCTGTTGTCTTCGCTGCTCACCGCTATCCTCATTCCTCCCATCGCCTCCTCTGTCTTATGGCCCCTGTTTGCCTAG